CGCGTGCTGCTCGACGGCGTCATCGTCGGTCTGGTCACGGGCTTGGTGGGCGCCGGCGGCGGCTTCCTGGTGGTTCCCGCGCTCGCGCTCTTGGGCGGCCTGCCCATGGGCGTGGCCGTTGGCACCTCGCTCCTGGTCATCTCCATGAAGAGCGCTGCGGGCTTCGTTGGCTACATGCACAGCGTTCCGGTCGACTGGACCATGGCGCTGATCGTGAGCGGCGCGGCCATCGTGGGCAGCCTCATCGGCGGCAAGCTCGCGGGCAAGATGTCCCAGGAAACCCTGCGCAAGTCCTTCGGCTGGTTCGTGGTGGTGATGGCCATCTTCGTCCTCGGCAAGCAGCTGCCGGCGGGGTTCGTGTCGAACCTCTTCGCCAGTGGTCTCGGCTGGGCGCTCGTGGGCGCGGTGGCGCTGGCCATCGGCGGCACCGTTGCCTACCGCTTCCTCGCGGCTCGGCGGGGCGACGCGGAAGAGGTGCTGCCCGCCGCCGAATAGTCTTCGTTGCTCCCTCCCGCGCGCGGTCCGTCCCATCCGGGGCGGACCGCGTTTCTTCTGTTTGTCGGTTCGCCGCGGTGCCGGCGCGCCCTCGGGGAACGGGTCGGGCACGGAGAACGGACACAGGAGATCGGGCGCAACACCAGCGTGGCCTGGTGGCACGACGAGTCAATGCTTGGCCTTGGCCCTCGCGCTCCTTAGGCGCTCACTCACTTCATTGCTTTCGATGCTGGCGTCGAGCCTTTCAGCCCATTGACTCACGTAGTTCAGGTCGAGTGGCGTGACTTGTAGGAGCGCCACTAGATCGTCCAAGTCACGTGGACGATCGGAGAATGCTTTCAACACGGCCACGTCCTCGGCACTGGCAAGCCAAGTATCGTGCTCGCCCAACCGAGCTTGCTTTCGCCTGTCGAGGATCGACTTGCCGAGCGGACCCACCGCGTTGAACATGTCGATGAAGACACCCGTTGCAACGTGTCGAGAGCGGAAAACCCCGAAATTTTCTAGCTCTTCTGCCATGGCCGGAACATCGAAACCAGCGGAGCGAAGTTCCACGACAAGGTCGTTCTCATGTCCTTCCAGAT
This region of Polyangiaceae bacterium genomic DNA includes:
- a CDS encoding sulfite exporter TauE/SafE family protein, with amino-acid sequence MLIVALLLSILIGVSLGVLGGGGSILTVPILVYAIGMPPKQAIATSLFVVAVTSAAGMISHARAGRVRWRTGVIFGMAGMSGAYAGGRIAQYIPGNWLLIAFGLMMVATAIAMLRPKKKAAKAEAAPADDKRELPIFRVLLDGVIVGLVTGLVGAGGGFLVVPALALLGGLPMGVAVGTSLLVISMKSAAGFVGYMHSVPVDWTMALIVSGAAIVGSLIGGKLAGKMSQETLRKSFGWFVVVMAIFVLGKQLPAGFVSNLFASGLGWALVGAVALAIGGTVAYRFLAARRGDAEEVLPAAE